ATCAACAAATTGAACCATTGAGTGTACATAACTTTGAGGGTGAATAACTATCTCTATTTTGCTCGCCGGTATATTAAAAAACCATTTTGCTTCAATTACCTCTAACCCTTTATTCATTAAGGTAGCAGAATCAATAGTAACCTTTTTCCCCATTTTCCAGGTGGGGTGATTTAGTGCATCTTCAACTGAAACATTTTTTAAGGCAGCTTCGGTAAAATCATAAAGCGCACCTCCAGAAGCAGTTAAAATGATCTTTTCGACACATTCTTTTGGTTCATTATCCAGACACTGCAAAATTGCGCTGTGCTCACTATCTATAGGTAATATTTTTGTATTTCTTAAGTTTGCCTCATTAATTAATAATTCACCCGCTACGACCATTGCTTCTTTGCTAGCTAAAGCAACTACCTTTCCTTTTTTTACAGCTTCAAAAGTTGGTATGAGAGAGGCTACTCCTGTTATTGCCACTATAATAATATCAGCTTCATCCAAGGTTGATATTTCTATTAATCCTTCAGTTCCCCATAATAGCTTAGTAGTGCTCGAGTTTTCTAAGTCTTTTTTTAGTTTTCTAGCAATATACTCATTTTTGACTACTGCTACCCTGGGTTTAAAAATATTTATCTGCTCTTTAATAAAATTTGTGTTTTCCCAACCGCTTATAGCTGATACTTCAAATTCGTTTGGATATTTTTTTATAACTTCTAAGGTTTGTTTTCCTATCGAACCTGTTGAGCCTAAAACCACTATTTTTTTTTGCATGATTCTATCTCTTACTTTCAAAAAATTTTATTAATTTAAAATGAATAAAATTAGATAACCATAAAATATGGGTGCAGTGAATATCAGACTATCGAGACTGTCTAATATTCCTCCATGACCTGGGATCAAGCTTCCTGAATCTTTAATTCCCGAACCTCTTTTCAATATTGATTCACATAAATCGCCTAATTGTGCTATTATTGAAATAATCAAGCCTAGAGAAAGTAATTCTTTAACATTAAAATTTAACCAGTTTTTTAAGAAAAATGTGATAACGAGGCAAAATACAATTCCCCCAATCGATCCTTCAATGGTTTTTTTAGGGCTTATTTTGGGAAATATTTTATTTTTGCCAAATTTAGTACCAATAAGATAGGCTCCGGTATCATTGGCCCAGGTAATAATCAATAGAGAAATAAGATAATAGTTTCCATTTGGTAAATTTTTTATTTTTAGTATGAAGGATAGCAGATATCCTAAATAAATGCTCCCAAAAATGGTAATGGATAGCTCGGCCAATACCCGTGAATAATCTTTTTTAAATAATTGATATATAAAAGTTGTTAAAATAAAAAAACTAATAATTATATTTTCAATAGCGCTATTTAAACAGAAAATGGTATCGACCCTAATAATAAAGTATAAAGCGAGTGTGCTGCCTAGTAGATATAACGGTCTATATCCCTTTTTATTGGCCATACTATATAATTCCTTTAAGCCAAGCAAAGATATGATGATTACTACGATGAAAAAAGGGAATCTTTCCCAAAATATGGTTAAGAAGGCAATAAATATCCCTATAATAATAGTGACAGTTCTCTTTACAAAATTATTATGTTTTTCCTCCATATTTCCTCACTCTTTTTTGGTAATTTCTTATTGCCTCTATTAAATTGTTTTTATCAAAATCAGGCCATAAAATAGGAGTTACCCAAAGTTCAGAATAAGCTATTTGCCAGATCATAAAATTGCTAATCCTCATTTCACCCGCTGTTCTAATAAGCAGGTCGGGATCGGGAAGATTATATGTATACAAATTTTTTCTTATCGTGTTTTCGGTAATTTCTTCAATATTTAACTTTTTTTCTACTATTTTTTGTGTTATAGATTTGATTGCATCAGTGATTTCAGCTCTTCCGCCATAATTAATAGCAACATTTAAAATAAGTTGTTTGTTCTCCTTGGTAGATTCAATTAATTCATTCATCTTTTCATTAAGTGAGTTAGGTAGATCATTTCGTCTTCCTAAAAAATTTATTTTTATATTATTTTTAATCAAGTTTGCTTTTTCTTTCCCTAATACTCTTTCCAATAATTTTAGTAGGTAGGTTACTTCATTTTTAGGCCTTTTCCAATTTTCCGTAGAAAAAGCGTAAATCGTTAAGATGGGTATGTTCATATTTAAGCAATTAGCTATCACCTTTCTAACTGCTTTTGCACCTTCCCTATGACCGGCACTACGAGGCAACCCTCTCTTTTCTGCCCACCGTCCATTTCCATCCATGATTATAGCCAGATGCTGGGGTAATTTATTCTTATAAAATAAACTATTTTTTATATTTTGATTATTAATAATTTATTGTCACCTATAAAAAAACCCCCTTAAAGATATATTAAATAAAAATGAGATTAATATATAATAAAATGTGAAGGGGGTTATATTTTTTTATTCCTTTATGATAGCTTCATTTGGACAAACATCAGCGCAAGTTCCACAATCGGTACACTTATTTTTATCAATTAGGTAAGTTTCTTCTCCTTCAAAAATAGCTTCTACCGGACATTCATCAACACATATGCCACATTTGATGCATTCATCAGTAATTTTATAAGCCACTCGAACTCTCCTTTCTTTATCAAATGATCAAAACGATTTTTATACTTCCATTATTTCTTTTTCTTTAATCTCTAATAATTTATCTATACTTTTTATATATTCATCAGTTAATATTTGTACTTCATTTTGATATTTTTTACTATCGTCTTCTGAAATATTACTTTCTTTCTCCTCTTTTTTTACTGAATCATTTACTTCTCTTCTGATATTTCTTATGCTTATTTTCCCATTCTCTGCCTCTTTTTTTACCAGTCTTACTAACTCTTTTCTTCTTTCTTCGTTCAATGGCGGTACGATAAGTCGAATAACATTACCATCGATGGAGGGAGTTAACCCTAAATCAGATTTCCATATAGCTTTTTCAATCTCCGATAGACAATTTTTATCCCAAGGCTGAATTACTATTAAATTTGATTCTGGGATAGAAATATTTGCTATTTGTTTTAGTGGAGTTAAGGTACCATAATAAGAAATTTTTATCCGATCTACCAGTGTTGAAGAAGCTCTTCCGGTCCTTATATGAGTAAATTCATCTCTTAATGATATAATTGTTTTTTCCATCCTAATCTTTGTTTCATCTGATAAGTTCTTCAGCATATCTATCCTCCCTGTACTATTGATCCTATTTTTTCGCCAAATACGACTCTTCTGATATTTCCAGTAGTATTGAAATTAAAAACGATTACAGGAATATTATTTTCCATGCATAAAGTAATGGCTGTTGCATCCATAACTTTTAGACCTTTATTTAAGAACTCGAGAAAACCTAAACTATTAAATTTTAACGCTTTGGTATTTTTTAATGGATCGGACTCATATATGCCATCGACTTTTGTAGCTTTAAGAATTGCTTCTGCATTTAGTTCAATTGCTCTTAAGGCAGCAGCAGTATCAGTAGTAAAGTAAGGGTTCCCAGTTCCAGCCGCCAAAATTACTATCCTGTGTTTTTCTAAATGCCTAATTGCTTTCCTTCTGATATATGGTTCTGCGACTGCTTTCATCTCTATAGCAGTTTGCACTCTTGTTTCAATACCTAACTTTTCTAAAGAATCTTGAAGAGCTAAAGCATTAATTATGGTAGCTAACATTCCCATATAATCAGCTGAAACTCGATTGATACCTTTTTCGCTCCCTTCTTGACCCCTAAAGATATTTCCCCCACCAATTACCACTGCTATTTGTACTGAAAATTCTCTTATTTCGGAAATTTCTTTAGCAATGAAATTAATCTTTTGTATATCGATACCACGGCCTTTTTCTCCTGATAGGGATTCTCCACCTAGTTTTAAAAGAATTCTTTTATATTTAGGCTTTTTCATAATTATTATCCTTTGCCGTGATAATTAATAGTTAGTTAGTATTTATTAATTCATAACGACTTCCTACAGGCACAATGAGAATCATATCTTTATATTAATATATTACCAATCTTTTCATGATAAACGGATTGTTCTGGCGCCTGGTTTATACCTCTAAGATTTTATCTTCTTTGCTATATAATATATATGATATGTGGCATAATAATTTTAAATTTCCTCGCCCAGTTGAAACCTGGCAAATCTTTTAATTACTATATTTTCGCCCAATTTAGAAATTAATTCTAATAATAATTGATTAATATTTTTGTTATTATCTTTAATAAATAGTTGTTCTTTTAAGCAAATTTCTTTGAAATATTTTTCCAGTTTACCTTCCACAATTTTTTCAATAATGGGAGCAGGTTTACCTGTTTTTTCAACTTGGGCGAAAAATATTTCCTTTTCTTTTTGAATTACACTATTTGGAACATCATCTCTGGAAATATATTTAGGGTTTAAAGCAGCAATTTGCATCGCTATATCTTTCACGAATTCTTTAAATTCTTCGGTATTAGCAACAAAATCCGTTTCACAATTTATTTCGACCAAAACCCCTATTTTACCGTATAAATGAATGTAGGATTCTACTTTTCCATTTAATGCTTGCCGCTTAACTTTTAAAGCAGCAGCATCTATCCCTTTTTTACGTAAATATTCCATTGCCTTTTCCATGTTTCCCTCAGTTGCTTTTAAAGCTTTCTTACAATCCATCATTCCAGCACTTGTTTTTCCTCGTAATTCCTTAACCATCTGAGCATTAATGTTCATCCCTATCTCCTTGTTTCCTTTATATATATTATGTTTTACACTGTTTCAATAACTTTCTCAATTGTTGATTTCTTTCCTTCAAGAACTGCATCTGCAATGACCGATGAAATTAGTTTTACTGCTCTAATAGCGTCATCATTTCCCGGAATTACATAATCAATTTCATCCGGGTTACAATTTGTATCCACAATGGCTACTACAGGGATAGAAAGTTTAATGGCTTCGGCAACGGCAATTTTCTCTTTTTTAGGATCAACTATGAATATTGCTGTCGGAAGCTCTTCCATATCTTTGATTCCGCTTAATATTTTTTCGAGCTTTTCTTTTTCTCTTTTTAAACTAATTACTTCTTTTTTAGGAAGAATTTCAAACATTTCATTACTTTCCATTTCTTCTAGTTCATGAAGTCTTTTTACTCTCTTTCTAATCGTATTGAAATTAGTTAAAATTCCACCTAACCATCTATAGTTCACATAAAACATGCCACACCTTTCTGCTTCGTTTTTAACGGCTTCTTGGGCTTGTTTTTTTGTTCCTACAAATAATATATTACCGCCATTACTAGATATCTCTCTTATAAAATCATAAGCAATCTCGACTAGTTTTACAGTCTGTTGAAGATCAATAATATAAATATTATTTCTTTCTGTAAAAATATATGACTTCATTCTGGGATCCCATCGACGCATTTGGTGACCAAAATGCACCCCTGCCTCTAGTAATTGTTTCATTGAAATTACACTCATCTACTACCCTCCAGTTTTCATTTTTATAATTTATACTTCTATTTTTTACTTCATTTTAGAATTATTACAAATGCTGTAATTTTAATACAACACAACACCCATAAAATCAAAGATAGTATAACACAGTTTTTTTTCTAAATCAAGAAAATAAATACAGTATTAGCTATATCATATTTCGTATTCTGTTAAGAAAAACTAGCATAAAACATAACCATAATAGCAAAAATTTTAATAAAATAATTATCGATAACTAAAATCGGGTTCTCTTCACACAATTGACAGTACGAATTACTATTCATTAATACTAAATTAATCGGTAAATCTATAAATTGGTGAATTGGTCAATTATCGGTTTACAAAATATATCTGCTTAGATCTTCATTTTTCACAATACTGTTTAATTTTTTCTTTACATAACTTCTATCAATAATAAATTTCTTCTTTTTTAGATTGGGAGCGTTAAAAGAAATATCTTCCAATAATTTTTCTAAAATAGTATACAGTCTTCTTGCTCCAATATTTTCTGTCTGTTCATTGACTAAAAAAGAGGTTTCAGCAATCTCGTCAATCGCATCATCGGCAATTTTTATTTTTAAACCTTCGGTAGCAAGCAAAGCTACATATTGTTTTATTAGCGAATTACAAGGTTCGGTTAATATTTTTTTTAAATCTTCTTTATTTAAAATATTTAATTCAACTCTAATAGGAAAACGACCTTGTAATTCAGGTATTAAATCGGAAGGCTTTGAAGTAGTAAAAGCACCGGCGGCTATAAATAAAATATGATCGGTCTTTACTGCTCCATATTTGGTCATAACTGTTGAACCTTCAATAATGGGTAATATATCTCTTTGTACTCCTCCTCTAGATACATCTGGTCCATAAGATTTTTCTTGGGTAGCAATTTTATCGATCTCATCAATAAAAACAATTCCCAAATTTTCCACTTTATTAACAGCATCTCGAATTACTTCATCCATTTCGATTAACTTTTGAGTTTCATTATAAAGCAATATTTTACGAGCTTCTGCGATGGTAACTTTTTGTTTTTTTCTTTTTTGAGGAAACATTCTACCCAGAATATCTTTAAAGTTGATTCCCATTCCTTCAATTCCTGAGTTTGAAAAAACTTCTACTGTCGGTTGAATATTTTCATCAACCTCGATCTCAATTACTCTATTTTCGATCTCCCCTTTTTCTAATTTTTCCTTAAATTTACTTCTAGTTCTTTCAAACCTTATTTCTCTTTCCTCTTGTTTAGTTATAATATCAACCGTTTCATTATTTTCTTCTTCCTTTGTTTCAGAATATATCGAACTATCTATAAAATTTTCTCTTTCTTCTTTCCTTTTGTTTGATACGGGAAATAAACAATCTATTATTTTTTCATCAACTAATTGTTTTGCTTTTTCTTCAACTTTGCTTGCCCATTCTTTACGAACTAATTGAACGCTTACTTCTGTTAGATCTCTTATTATGGAGTCCACATCTCTCCCTACATAACCTACTTCGGTAAATTTTGTTGCCTCCACCTTTACAAAAGGTGCTTTTACTAATTTTGACAATCTTCTAACGATTTCCGTTTTTCCAACTCCGGTAGGACCGATCATTATAATATTTTTTGGCGACACTTCATCTATTAACTCCAGAGGCAATTTCTGCCTTCGGATTCTATTTCTTAAAGCAATTGCTACTGCTTTCTTGGCATTATTTTGCCCAACTATATATTGATCAAGTTCGGAAACAATTTGTGAAGGGGTTAAATCATTAATCAATTTTAGGTCCTCCTTTATTTTCTATTTTAACTTTTCCACTGTAATTTTATCATTAGTATAGATACAAATTGATGCAGCAATCTGCAATGCTTTTAAAGCTATTTCCTGAGCGGATAGATTTGAATACTTAACCAAAGCTTTTGCTGCAGCTAAGGCATAAGGACCACCCGATCCGATGGCAGCGATATTATCGTCCGGTTCTATTATATCACCAGTTCCGGAAACTATAAATATTTGTGCTTTATCAGCAACAATTAATATGGCTTCTAGCTTTCTTAATATTTTATCTGTTCGCCATTCTTGAGCTAAAGAAATCACTGCTTTAGGTAAATTCCCATGAAGTTCTTCTATTTTCTTCTCAAACTTTTCAAATAGAGTCATAGCATCCGCACTTGCTCCGGCAAATCCAGTAAGTATTTTACCATTATAAAGTGTTCGAATCTTTTTAGTATTATTTTTCATGATAGTATTACCCATGCTTATCTGTCCATCACCAGAAATAGCGACTTCTCCTTTATGTTTTATCGCTAAGATGGTAGTACCTTTAAACATCTTTTTTATCTCCTTTTTAAGCTTTTTTATTAAGATCTAGGGTGAGATTTATCATAAACTATTTTTAGTCTTTCTTTGGTAATGTGAGTATATATTTGAGTTGTAGATAAACTCTCGTGCCCCAAAAGTTCCTGAACCGAACGTAAGTCCGCTCCGCCTCCTAAAAGGTGCGTAGCAAATGAATGTCTTAAAACATGAGGGCTTACTTTTTTGTTTAAACCCGCTATTTTCATATATTTAATAATAATTCTACGTATGCTTCTTGCTGAAAGTCTTCCTCCAAAACGATTTAATAAAAATATATTTAAGTCACCTTCTAAAATAGATTCATCTTTTATGAACAAATTTCTGCAAGTAATATATTCCTGTATGGCTTTTATACTTGGATTGCCTAAGGGAAGAATTCTTTCTTTTGAACCCTTTCCGAATACTTTAACTGTTTTTTCATTCAAATCTATATCCTGAATAGTTAAATTTACCAATTCTCCGACTCTCATCCCAGTACCATAAAGTAATTCAAGGATTGTCCTGTCTCTCTTTCCCAATATTGTATGAGCAGACGGCGCTTCAATAAGTTTATTAATTTCTTGTAAGTATAAAAAAAAGGGTAATTTTTTATCTATTTTGGGTGTAAATAAATTAATAGTCGGATTAATTTTCAATATACCTTCCCTTAATAGAAATTTAAAGAAAGAACGGATAGTAGATATTTTTCTACCAATACTTCTTGTTGAATAATTGCACTTCTTTAAAAATACAATATATTTTCGCAGGATACTGCGGTTAATATCTTTTATAGTATCTCCCTGAATGATTTTAAAGTCCTTAAAATAATTTGCTAACTGCAATAAATCATTTTTATAGGAAATAATAGTATTGGGTGAATAGTTTTTTTCATTCTTGAGATAAGTAATATATAAATTTATTTTTCCTTTCAATTTAAAGCACTTCTCTCTTTTATAATTTTGCTGGGGAGCTTATTTTCCTAATCTGATAACTTATTTTCATTAAGCTTTTTGCTGTTTTCAGTTGATTTTTGTTTATCTTCTTTAATAAATTCTTTATAATTACAAGCAGAATTACTACATTTATAATAAAAGCCATCTTTCCTATCTTTCATTATTAGTAAAATATGAGCACATTGGGGGCACTTTTTATCAACGGGTTTACTCCAGGTTACAAAAGAACACTTCGGATAATTACTACATCCATAAAAGGTTTTTCCTTTTTTAGTTTTTTTTCTAATAATCTCGCCTGAACATTCTTCTTCCGGACAAGGTACGCCAATTTTATCTAAATAAGGTTTTGTGTACTTACAATGGGGGAAATTTGAACATGCTAAAAATTTTCCGAAACGCCCAGTTTTTATTAACATCTTGCTGCCACATTGATCACAAATTATATCACTAAATACTTTTGGTATTTCAATTTTTTTCGCTTGATCCCCTTTTTCCAAGTCACGGGAAAAGGCTTGGTAAAACTCATTTAAAACTATTTCCCATTTTTTATTATCCGCTTCGATTTCATCAAGCTGCTTTTCCATTTTCGCAGTGAAAGCAATATTTATAATATCAGAAAAATATTTAACTAAAAATGTGTTTACAGTAATTCCTAATTCCGTAGGCTTAAAATTTTTATTTGCTTTTTTAACATAAACCCTATATTGTAAGGTGCTAATCGTTGGTACATAAGTACTTGGTCGTCCTATCCCTTCTTTCTCTAATTTTTTTACTAAGCTGGCTTCTGTATACCTGGGAGGCGGTTTGGTAAAGGATTGATTTGATTCAATTTTTAACAACTGGAGTTGATCTTTTTCTTTAAGATCAGGAATTTTATTTAATTCTTGATTATTTTGATCATATAGGATCATATATCCTTTAAACAATATCTGATAGCCTGAAGTTCTAAAGATATAATATCCTGATTCTATATCTACAGAAATTTTCTCCAAATAGGCAGCTTTCATTCTACTTGCTATAAATCTTTGCCAGATCAAGTTATATAATCTATATTGGTCAATAGTTAAATATTTTTTAATCGATTCCGGATGATTTAGTATATAAGTTGGTCTAATAGATTCATGAGCATCCTGAATCTTTATGTTTTTTGCCATATTCTTCACTTTTTTAATATTTTGAGATGATTTGGCAAAATCCTTACCATAATGTTCATCAATATATTTTTTTGCTTCACTCTTTGCTTCATCGGATACTCTTATCGAATCAGTCCGCATATAGGTTATCAAACCGATATTTCCTTTGTTACCCAAGGTGATGCCTTCATACAATTGTTGGGCTATTAACATGGTTTTTTTAATGGGAAAATTCAATTTATTAAATGCTTCTTGCTGTAAAGTACTAGTAATAAACGGTGGTGACGGGTTTTTCGATTCCTTTTTTTTAGTTATATTTTTAACATAGAGATCATGATTCTTTACTTCGTGACAAATTTCAAAGGCTTCTTTTTTAGTTTTAATCGTTGTTTTCTTAGATTTAATTGAAAATAATCTTGCCTCAAAAGGTTCTGCCTTTTTATCTTCCTTTTTTTTAAATAAAGCATTGATAGTCCAGTATTCTTCTATTTTGAACTTTGCAATTTCTTCTTCTCTTTCGCATATTAAACGTAATGCTACTGATTGCACCCTTCCTGCGCTTAATTTTTTACCAATCTTTTTCCATAATAACGGGCTAATCTTATAACCTACCAGTCTATCCAATAATCTCCTTGCTTTTTGAGAGTTAACCATATTAAGATTAATTTCCCTTGGTTTTTCAAAAGCTTGGGATACAGCTCTTTCAGTTATTTCATTAAAGTAAACCCTACTTTTCCCTTCTATTACCTGTAGTTTTTGGGCAATATGCCAAGCCATAGCTTCACCTTCCCTATCCGGGTCAGTAGCTAAAAAAACCCTCTCTTTGCCTTTGGTGCTTTCCTCTAAATCTTTCAATATTCTTCTTTGTTTAGGAATAACCACATATTCTGGTTGAAAGTTATTTTCAATAGATATTCCTAATTTTGTTTTAGGCAGATCAATTAAATGTCCTTTGCTCGATTTAATCATATAATCCCTGCCTAATATTTTTTTTAGGGTTTTTTCTTTGGTAGGCGATTCTACTATCACTAAATATTTACTCATTTTTTTTCCTTGAAAATATTTTTTGTATTTTTTATTTTCCTTTTAATCGTTGAAATATATCTTGCGGCCAGGAAGGCAATATT
The sequence above is a segment of the Candidatus Atribacteria bacterium genome. Coding sequences within it:
- a CDS encoding 4Fe-4S dicluster domain-containing protein, with the protein product MAYKITDECIKCGICVDECPVEAIFEGEETYLIDKNKCTDCGTCADVCPNEAIIKE
- a CDS encoding ribosome recycling factor, with the translated sequence MLKNLSDETKIRMEKTIISLRDEFTHIRTGRASSTLVDRIKISYYGTLTPLKQIANISIPESNLIVIQPWDKNCLSEIEKAIWKSDLGLTPSIDGNVIRLIVPPLNEERRKELVRLVKKEAENGKISIRNIRREVNDSVKKEEKESNISEDDSKKYQNEVQILTDEYIKSIDKLLEIKEKEIMEV
- the tsf gene encoding translation elongation factor Ts, with translation MNINAQMVKELRGKTSAGMMDCKKALKATEGNMEKAMEYLRKKGIDAAALKVKRQALNGKVESYIHLYGKIGVLVEINCETDFVANTEEFKEFVKDIAMQIAALNPKYISRDDVPNSVIQKEKEIFFAQVEKTGKPAPIIEKIVEGKLEKYFKEICLKEQLFIKDNNKNINQLLLELISKLGENIVIKRFARFQLGEEI
- a CDS encoding isoprenyl transferase, translating into MINNQNIKNSLFYKNKLPQHLAIIMDGNGRWAEKRGLPRSAGHREGAKAVRKVIANCLNMNIPILTIYAFSTENWKRPKNEVTYLLKLLERVLGKEKANLIKNNIKINFLGRRNDLPNSLNEKMNELIESTKENKQLILNVAINYGGRAEITDAIKSITQKIVEKKLNIEEITENTIRKNLYTYNLPDPDLLIRTAGEMRISNFMIWQIAYSELWVTPILWPDFDKNNLIEAIRNYQKRVRKYGGKT
- a CDS encoding UMP kinase; its protein translation is MKKPKYKRILLKLGGESLSGEKGRGIDIQKINFIAKEISEIREFSVQIAVVIGGGNIFRGQEGSEKGINRVSADYMGMLATIINALALQDSLEKLGIETRVQTAIEMKAVAEPYIRRKAIRHLEKHRIVILAAGTGNPYFTTDTAAALRAIELNAEAILKATKVDGIYESDPLKNTKALKFNSLGFLEFLNKGLKVMDATAITLCMENNIPVIVFNFNTTGNIRRVVFGEKIGSIVQGG
- a CDS encoding 1-deoxy-D-xylulose-5-phosphate reductoisomerase, yielding MQKKIVVLGSTGSIGKQTLEVIKKYPNEFEVSAISGWENTNFIKEQINIFKPRVAVVKNEYIARKLKKDLENSSTTKLLWGTEGLIEISTLDEADIIIVAITGVASLIPTFEAVKKGKVVALASKEAMVVAGELLINEANLRNTKILPIDSEHSAILQCLDNEPKECVEKIILTASGGALYDFTEAALKNVSVEDALNHPTWKMGKKVTIDSATLMNKGLEVIEAKWFFNIPASKIEIVIHPQSYVHSMVQFVDGAILAQISEHDMRIPIQYALFYPRRAINNFPRLELTKMGQLTFKKPYFNKFPCIKLAYQALEIGGTMPAVLNGANEIAVDAFLNNQINFSSIPLIIQQTMKEHQPKHNPNISDILDTDYWARERALDFCINIK
- the hslV gene encoding ATP-dependent protease subunit HslV — translated: MFKGTTILAIKHKGEVAISGDGQISMGNTIMKNNTKKIRTLYNGKILTGFAGASADAMTLFEKFEKKIEELHGNLPKAVISLAQEWRTDKILRKLEAILIVADKAQIFIVSGTGDIIEPDDNIAAIGSGGPYALAAAKALVKYSNLSAQEIALKALQIAASICIYTNDKITVEKLK
- a CDS encoding phosphatidate cytidylyltransferase, which produces MEEKHNNFVKRTVTIIIGIFIAFLTIFWERFPFFIVVIIISLLGLKELYSMANKKGYRPLYLLGSTLALYFIIRVDTIFCLNSAIENIIISFFILTTFIYQLFKKDYSRVLAELSITIFGSIYLGYLLSFILKIKNLPNGNYYLISLLIITWANDTGAYLIGTKFGKNKIFPKISPKKTIEGSIGGIVFCLVITFFLKNWLNFNVKELLSLGLIISIIAQLGDLCESILKRGSGIKDSGSLIPGHGGILDSLDSLIFTAPIFYGYLILFILN
- the topA gene encoding type I DNA topoisomerase, with the translated sequence MSKYLVIVESPTKEKTLKKILGRDYMIKSSKGHLIDLPKTKLGISIENNFQPEYVVIPKQRRILKDLEESTKGKERVFLATDPDREGEAMAWHIAQKLQVIEGKSRVYFNEITERAVSQAFEKPREINLNMVNSQKARRLLDRLVGYKISPLLWKKIGKKLSAGRVQSVALRLICEREEEIAKFKIEEYWTINALFKKKEDKKAEPFEARLFSIKSKKTTIKTKKEAFEICHEVKNHDLYVKNITKKKESKNPSPPFITSTLQQEAFNKLNFPIKKTMLIAQQLYEGITLGNKGNIGLITYMRTDSIRVSDEAKSEAKKYIDEHYGKDFAKSSQNIKKVKNMAKNIKIQDAHESIRPTYILNHPESIKKYLTIDQYRLYNLIWQRFIASRMKAAYLEKISVDIESGYYIFRTSGYQILFKGYMILYDQNNQELNKIPDLKEKDQLQLLKIESNQSFTKPPPRYTEASLVKKLEKEGIGRPSTYVPTISTLQYRVYVKKANKNFKPTELGITVNTFLVKYFSDIINIAFTAKMEKQLDEIEADNKKWEIVLNEFYQAFSRDLEKGDQAKKIEIPKVFSDIICDQCGSKMLIKTGRFGKFLACSNFPHCKYTKPYLDKIGVPCPEEECSGEIIRKKTKKGKTFYGCSNYPKCSFVTWSKPVDKKCPQCAHILLIMKDRKDGFYYKCSNSACNYKEFIKEDKQKSTENSKKLNENKLSD
- a CDS encoding tyrosine recombinase XerC gives rise to the protein MKGKINLYITYLKNEKNYSPNTIISYKNDLLQLANYFKDFKIIQGDTIKDINRSILRKYIVFLKKCNYSTRSIGRKISTIRSFFKFLLREGILKINPTINLFTPKIDKKLPFFLYLQEINKLIEAPSAHTILGKRDRTILELLYGTGMRVGELVNLTIQDIDLNEKTVKVFGKGSKERILPLGNPSIKAIQEYITCRNLFIKDESILEGDLNIFLLNRFGGRLSARSIRRIIIKYMKIAGLNKKVSPHVLRHSFATHLLGGGADLRSVQELLGHESLSTTQIYTHITKERLKIVYDKSHPRS
- the rpsB gene encoding 30S ribosomal protein S2, with product MSVISMKQLLEAGVHFGHQMRRWDPRMKSYIFTERNNIYIIDLQQTVKLVEIAYDFIREISSNGGNILFVGTKKQAQEAVKNEAERCGMFYVNYRWLGGILTNFNTIRKRVKRLHELEEMESNEMFEILPKKEVISLKREKEKLEKILSGIKDMEELPTAIFIVDPKKEKIAVAEAIKLSIPVVAIVDTNCNPDEIDYVIPGNDDAIRAVKLISSVIADAVLEGKKSTIEKVIETV
- the hslU gene encoding ATP-dependent protease ATPase subunit HslU; translated protein: MNDLTPSQIVSELDQYIVGQNNAKKAVAIALRNRIRRQKLPLELIDEVSPKNIIMIGPTGVGKTEIVRRLSKLVKAPFVKVEATKFTEVGYVGRDVDSIIRDLTEVSVQLVRKEWASKVEEKAKQLVDEKIIDCLFPVSNKRKEERENFIDSSIYSETKEEENNETVDIITKQEEREIRFERTRSKFKEKLEKGEIENRVIEIEVDENIQPTVEVFSNSGIEGMGINFKDILGRMFPQKRKKQKVTIAEARKILLYNETQKLIEMDEVIRDAVNKVENLGIVFIDEIDKIATQEKSYGPDVSRGGVQRDILPIIEGSTVMTKYGAVKTDHILFIAAGAFTTSKPSDLIPELQGRFPIRVELNILNKEDLKKILTEPCNSLIKQYVALLATEGLKIKIADDAIDEIAETSFLVNEQTENIGARRLYTILEKLLEDISFNAPNLKKKKFIIDRSYVKKKLNSIVKNEDLSRYIL